One genomic segment of Chitinivibrionales bacterium includes these proteins:
- a CDS encoding response regulator, whose product MKTSPSVLIVEDEAAMVMALKARFKAGGFSVIGSASSKEEAVSLALEKSPDYIIMDIRLSGESDGIEAAQEIADKLNTHIIFITGYSEGDTRRRAMQVKPVAYLVKPFAISELISIMSHDGGGR is encoded by the coding sequence ATGAAAACATCGCCATCAGTACTGATTGTTGAAGATGAAGCTGCTATGGTAATGGCGCTCAAAGCACGATTCAAGGCCGGTGGATTTTCGGTTATCGGATCAGCTTCATCAAAGGAAGAAGCTGTTTCGCTGGCTCTTGAAAAATCGCCGGATTACATAATAATGGATATACGCCTGAGCGGTGAGAGTGATGGTATAGAAGCCGCGCAGGAAATCGCCGATAAACTGAACACCCATATCATTTTCATAACCGGTTATTCGGAAGGAGACACCCGGCGAAGGGCCATGCAGGTGAAGCCGGTAGCCTACTTGGTAAAGCCCTTTGCAATATCGGAACTTATCTCGATAATGAGCCATGACGGGGGTGGACGGTGA
- a CDS encoding copper-translocating P-type ATPase, translating to MAHEKHSSGPKGHNGGGNHDSHGGSQNHQGHHKHMVEDFKHRFWISLALTVPVLALSPLIQGFIGVREAWRFPGDSFLLFGFSSLIFVYGGWPFVKGLYNEMKKLQPGMMTLIGLAITVAYGYSALVTFGLEGKVFYWELATLIDVMLLGHWIEMRSIMGASQAVESLVKLLPSQAHKIVSGGDTEDVPISELSMEDKVLVKPGEKIPVDGTIVEGETSVNESMLTGESKPVHKRDGEKVVGGSVNGEGSIKVSVEKTGEDSYLSQVITMVRNAQQGKSRTQNLADKAAAWLAGIAITAGIITLIIWLVGFGAEFVFALERTVTVMVITCPHALGLAIPLVVAMSTSLSASHGLLIRQRSAFEHARNLQAIIFDKTGTLTRGTFGVTEVKPLSKGMDKQKILSYAAAVEAQSEHPLAKAIVENAGDKRPQVSGFKSITGRGAQGTVDGTEVKVVSPGYVNENNIEYDKDALTTMQKGGNTVVFVVFDKKAAGLIALSDIVREESKEAVASLKEMGIRTMMVTGDNEAVAESVAKEIGLDEYFAQVLPEKKVDKIKEVQSRGIITAMVGDGINDAPALAQADIGIAIGAGTDVAAETADIILVRSNPMDVVSITALAKATYRKMLQNLAWATGYNVIAIPLAAGVLYNWGIILSPAAGAILMSASTVIVAVNARFLKVPQYQEKKT from the coding sequence ATGGCTCACGAAAAGCATTCTTCCGGTCCCAAGGGACACAACGGCGGTGGGAATCATGATTCCCATGGGGGCTCACAGAATCATCAGGGCCACCATAAACACATGGTGGAGGATTTCAAACACCGTTTCTGGATATCCCTTGCACTGACCGTCCCGGTTTTAGCCCTGTCTCCCCTGATTCAGGGATTTATCGGTGTGCGGGAGGCGTGGCGGTTTCCGGGTGATAGTTTTCTGCTTTTCGGTTTTTCCTCCCTTATTTTCGTTTATGGCGGTTGGCCTTTTGTTAAGGGGTTGTACAATGAAATGAAAAAGCTGCAGCCGGGGATGATGACCCTGATCGGGTTGGCGATTACGGTTGCTTATGGCTACAGCGCCCTGGTCACCTTCGGTCTTGAGGGTAAAGTATTCTACTGGGAGCTTGCGACACTTATCGATGTTATGCTTTTAGGGCACTGGATCGAAATGCGTTCCATTATGGGAGCGTCGCAGGCGGTCGAATCGCTGGTAAAGCTTCTGCCGTCTCAGGCGCACAAGATTGTTTCCGGGGGTGATACGGAGGATGTCCCCATCAGTGAGCTTAGTATGGAAGACAAGGTGCTTGTCAAGCCTGGGGAAAAAATACCTGTTGACGGCACAATCGTGGAGGGTGAGACGTCGGTTAATGAATCGATGCTGACCGGGGAATCGAAACCGGTGCATAAAAGGGATGGTGAAAAAGTAGTCGGCGGTTCGGTGAATGGTGAAGGCTCCATAAAGGTGAGTGTGGAAAAGACCGGCGAAGATTCCTATTTATCGCAGGTCATCACCATGGTGCGGAATGCACAGCAGGGGAAAAGCCGCACTCAGAACCTGGCCGACAAAGCGGCCGCCTGGCTGGCCGGTATCGCCATTACCGCAGGAATTATAACGCTTATAATATGGCTCGTGGGGTTTGGCGCCGAATTTGTGTTTGCTCTCGAACGGACCGTAACGGTCATGGTAATTACCTGCCCTCATGCCCTTGGGCTTGCCATCCCGCTTGTTGTAGCTATGTCAACCTCACTCAGCGCTTCTCACGGTCTCCTGATCAGGCAGCGAAGCGCATTTGAGCATGCCCGCAATCTTCAGGCGATCATATTCGATAAAACGGGAACATTAACACGGGGAACATTCGGTGTTACTGAAGTCAAGCCATTGTCGAAAGGCATGGATAAGCAAAAAATCCTATCCTATGCCGCCGCAGTTGAAGCCCAGTCGGAACATCCCCTGGCAAAGGCGATTGTAGAGAACGCCGGCGATAAACGGCCACAGGTGAGTGGTTTCAAGTCGATAACCGGACGGGGTGCGCAGGGAACGGTGGATGGCACAGAGGTCAAGGTGGTCAGCCCTGGCTATGTGAATGAAAATAATATCGAATACGATAAAGATGCTCTTACCACTATGCAAAAAGGCGGCAATACCGTCGTATTCGTTGTATTTGATAAAAAGGCTGCAGGATTGATCGCGCTTTCGGATATTGTCCGTGAAGAATCTAAAGAAGCGGTAGCATCCCTGAAAGAGATGGGGATACGGACCATGATGGTAACCGGTGACAATGAAGCGGTGGCCGAATCGGTTGCGAAAGAAATCGGTCTCGATGAATACTTTGCACAGGTGCTTCCGGAAAAGAAAGTAGACAAAATCAAAGAGGTACAATCGCGGGGAATAATTACGGCGATGGTTGGTGATGGTATCAATGATGCTCCGGCGCTCGCTCAGGCCGATATCGGCATTGCAATCGGTGCGGGTACCGATGTTGCCGCCGAAACTGCGGATATCATCCTGGTCCGCAGTAATCCCATGGATGTGGTATCGATTACTGCTCTGGCAAAGGCTACCTACCGCAAAATGCTCCAGAATCTTGCCTGGGCCACCGGCTATAATGTTATCGCAATCCCCCTTGCCGCAGGTGTCCTCTACAATTGGGGAATTATCCTCAGCCCGGCAGCCGGTGCGATCTTAATGTCGGCCAGCACGGTAATCGTGGCCGTTAATGCCCGGTTTTTGAAGGTCCCGCAGTATCAGGAAAAGAAAACCTGA
- a CDS encoding AMP-binding protein — MSALTNTLHRLTDVLKQYGSKTAIIEFGESDTIYRCTFEELSSHMNSLARGIGAGMIQKGDRVGLIARPSIQTTTIALALIRAGAVLVPIDRQLDDDSLEHIIDDAALRLIIADDSSFEKIEQLSLKSTPELIRLDETDTYRHPTGELPSLEPDDVAVLFYTSGTTGPSKGVPLSAQNIAFQLETVANAKLINRDDRVLLPLPLHHVYPLFIGLFAPLSLGVCVIFPHTITGPHLMRAIKEGDARVIIGVPRLYRAFYENIEHSLQEYKGPAGIALRTGLKVSMVLRKRFNTGIGAIFLQPLRRRIGPHLRVTASGGSALSKELFLKLESLGFTVAAGYGLTETSPLLTLNLPSMAKPGSAGRIIDKVGLRIHKSNSPESVTGQGEIQVQGPNVFKGYRNLDEETKKAFTPDGWFRTGDLGYVDNHGFLFITGRISTVMVTESGENIQPDEIEEWYEKHRFIEEAGVLMREGKLSAVVVPDIGAITGHGMPAGEAIREAMEEQSKNLPTYKRIAQYVISRENLPRTRLGKIRRHLLDEHYSRAEKSRESPLPHAGPIPIEEMSSDDKALLENPASHTAWEILARRFSDFPLTPDTSPQIDLGIDSLGWLEITLDISEKTGVEIDEQAIGRIETVRDLLREIAGQTRSGAQQGGDPFRAPEQLLNATERHWLRPHTPATEACAHGLYLFNRTLMRALFSMRTEGIDNLYEAGQCIITPNHISYIDSFVIAAILPYDYLKGCAWAAGVEVAFRNPLFRFVSRLAYALPIEHGRNARKDMALAAAAIDRKRNLIWYPEGRRETSREFLPFRPGLGLVLEHRPLPIVPVIIKGTERAMPIGRAIPRPTTIKVTFGKPILPDALQDKAHPEDGREDGRRYVEGLKSVMEEMMVRQG; from the coding sequence ATGAGCGCCCTTACCAATACTCTTCACCGTCTTACCGATGTGCTCAAGCAATACGGTTCAAAAACCGCAATCATCGAATTCGGGGAAAGTGACACCATTTATCGATGTACTTTCGAAGAGCTTTCTTCACACATGAATTCCCTTGCCCGGGGAATTGGCGCCGGAATGATTCAAAAAGGCGACCGGGTGGGGCTTATCGCACGGCCTTCAATACAAACGACAACCATTGCCCTTGCGCTGATCAGGGCCGGTGCAGTCCTTGTCCCTATTGACCGGCAGCTTGACGATGATTCGCTTGAGCATATAATCGACGATGCCGCTTTGCGGCTTATTATTGCCGATGACTCTTCTTTTGAAAAGATCGAGCAGCTCTCTCTCAAATCCACGCCCGAACTGATCCGGCTTGATGAAACCGACACCTATCGCCACCCCACCGGAGAATTGCCGTCCCTTGAACCGGATGATGTTGCAGTGCTGTTTTACACATCAGGAACAACCGGTCCGTCAAAGGGCGTACCACTGAGCGCTCAGAATATCGCCTTTCAACTCGAAACGGTTGCCAATGCAAAACTGATAAACCGGGACGACCGAGTTCTGTTGCCGCTTCCGTTACATCATGTATATCCACTTTTTATCGGTCTTTTTGCACCGCTCTCGCTGGGTGTCTGTGTGATTTTTCCCCATACCATTACCGGCCCGCACCTTATGCGCGCTATAAAGGAGGGTGATGCAAGGGTTATCATCGGCGTCCCCCGCCTTTATCGCGCGTTCTATGAAAACATCGAACATTCACTGCAAGAATACAAGGGGCCGGCGGGTATTGCTCTGCGGACAGGGTTGAAGGTGTCAATGGTGCTCAGGAAGCGGTTTAACACCGGAATCGGTGCAATTTTCTTACAGCCGCTTCGGCGCCGTATCGGTCCCCATCTCCGGGTGACCGCCTCAGGCGGTTCCGCTCTTTCCAAAGAGCTTTTCTTGAAACTGGAATCCCTCGGATTCACCGTTGCCGCCGGTTATGGACTCACCGAAACATCACCCCTGCTCACCCTCAACCTTCCGAGCATGGCAAAGCCTGGAAGCGCCGGACGGATAATCGATAAGGTCGGGCTGCGTATCCATAAGTCAAATTCACCCGAAAGTGTTACCGGCCAGGGAGAAATACAGGTACAGGGGCCGAATGTTTTCAAAGGCTATCGAAACCTCGATGAAGAAACAAAAAAAGCATTTACCCCCGATGGCTGGTTTCGCACCGGTGATCTGGGATATGTCGACAACCATGGATTTCTCTTTATCACCGGAAGAATATCGACAGTGATGGTAACCGAAAGCGGCGAAAACATTCAGCCCGATGAGATCGAAGAGTGGTACGAAAAGCATCGCTTTATCGAAGAGGCAGGGGTACTGATGCGCGAGGGGAAACTCTCTGCGGTTGTGGTACCCGATATCGGTGCAATCACCGGCCACGGCATGCCTGCCGGTGAAGCGATCAGAGAGGCTATGGAAGAACAAAGCAAAAACCTGCCCACCTATAAACGTATCGCACAGTATGTGATATCTCGTGAAAATCTCCCCCGGACCCGGTTGGGTAAAATACGGCGTCATCTGCTTGATGAGCACTATAGCCGCGCAGAGAAAAGCCGGGAGTCTCCACTGCCGCACGCAGGCCCGATCCCCATCGAAGAAATGAGTTCCGATGACAAAGCTTTGCTCGAAAATCCCGCGTCTCACACAGCATGGGAAATCCTGGCCCGTCGTTTCAGCGACTTCCCCCTCACACCCGACACATCACCTCAAATCGATCTGGGAATCGATTCTCTCGGATGGCTCGAAATAACCCTTGACATCAGCGAGAAAACAGGGGTGGAAATCGATGAGCAGGCTATCGGACGAATCGAAACGGTTCGTGACCTCCTCCGCGAGATCGCCGGTCAGACCCGGAGCGGTGCCCAGCAGGGTGGCGATCCATTCCGAGCCCCGGAGCAGCTTTTGAATGCTACTGAACGGCACTGGCTCAGGCCCCACACCCCGGCAACGGAGGCTTGCGCCCACGGGCTCTATCTCTTTAACAGAACACTGATGCGCGCTCTTTTCAGTATGCGCACAGAGGGTATCGACAACCTGTATGAGGCCGGACAGTGCATTATCACCCCTAACCATATCAGCTATATCGATTCCTTTGTGATTGCCGCAATACTTCCATACGATTATCTTAAAGGATGTGCCTGGGCTGCGGGGGTTGAAGTTGCCTTTCGCAATCCGCTGTTCAGATTTGTCAGCCGTCTCGCCTACGCGCTACCGATCGAGCACGGCAGAAATGCACGCAAAGATATGGCCCTTGCTGCAGCAGCAATCGATCGTAAACGTAACCTTATCTGGTATCCCGAAGGACGGCGGGAAACATCACGTGAATTCCTTCCCTTCCGCCCCGGTCTGGGACTTGTGCTGGAACACCGCCCCCTTCCGATAGTGCCGGTCATTATCAAAGGAACCGAACGCGCAATGCCGATAGGACGGGCAATCCCCCGGCCGACCACCATCAAAGTAACCTTCGGAAAGCCGATTTTACCCGATGCACTCCAAGATAAAGCTCATCCCGAAGATGGCCGTGAAGACGGACGACGGTATGTGGAGGGACTTAAGTCGGTTATGGAGGAGATGATGGTTCGTCAGGGGTGA